In Candidatus Bathyarchaeia archaeon, the following are encoded in one genomic region:
- a CDS encoding DNA-directed RNA polymerase subunit B, producing MTEFSKEDTNLLLKAFFKEKGLVRQHLDSYNEFIDHGLQEVIDEVGEIPIEVPESPYKVKLGQVWIIDPQTRITGPYTTEVDGTKHEIYPMEARLRNLTYAAPIALEMTPVIDGREQDTELVYIGNIPVMLKSKLCFLSQLSREELIACGEDPDDPGGYFVVNGSERVIVAMEDLAPNRIIVDIDEKGAAPVHQAKIFSTTVGFRARTELKMKSDEAIYVTMPGVPTEIPFVVIMRALGLESDKEIAEAVSLEKEIQSELEPSFEKAIGVDTAKDAIIFIGNRVAHGQVEEYRIQKAETALDKNFLPHIGRTSQSRRDKALFLGEMVCRVIELKLGRRQTDDKDHFKNKRLRLAGPLLADLFRVAFRNLCRDIKYQLERIGVKGPIITVSAAVRPGIITERFQHALATGNWGRGRVGITQLLDRTNHISTLSHLRRLQSPLSRSQPNFEARDLHPTHWGRLCPNETPEGSNCGLVKNLALSACISVGVNAEKVKQVLYGMGVVSVYEASEALKISGAKVFVDGNIIGYCNNPEELTREFRERRRRGEISTEVNIVHFSKIHGEREEIYVNCDEGRVRRPLIIVEKGSPKLQPEHIDKIASGEWSWEDLVKNGIIEYLDAEEEENAYVAISPAEVTPEHTHLEIATYTILGICASTIPYAEHNQSPRNSYQAAMAKQALGFYATNFNQRVDSRSHILHYPQVPLLETALMETMGYKLRPSGQNCIVAVLSFEGYNMEDALIFNKASIERGLGRSTFYRIYEAECRQYLGGLKDKFTLPEPGTRGFRGEQYYRLLEPDGIISLEANVAGGDVLIGRISPPRFLEEYKEFEVKGPSMRDTSVDMRPSETGIVDAIFITESGEGSKLVKVRVRDQRIPELGDKFASRHGQKGVIGLIVPQEDMPFTEDGIVPDIIINPHAIPSRMTIGQFIESMAGKVAAMRGKPVDGTPFISEKPDEIRKALIKLGFSHTGSEVFYNGATGEKFVADIFVGIVYYQKLHHMVADKIHARARGQVQMLTRQPTEGRARGGGLRFGEMERDCLIGHGAAMLLQDRLLEESDKYTLYICENCGHIAYYDMKQRKYLCRLCEDKAKISPVIVSYAFKLLLQELMSLCITPKLKLKEKA from the coding sequence TTGACTGAATTCTCAAAAGAAGACACAAATCTACTATTAAAAGCCTTCTTTAAAGAAAAAGGCCTAGTTCGCCAGCACTTAGATTCTTACAACGAGTTTATAGACCACGGCTTGCAGGAAGTAATAGATGAAGTTGGCGAAATTCCAATAGAAGTTCCTGAAAGCCCCTATAAAGTGAAACTTGGTCAAGTCTGGATAATTGACCCACAGACAAGAATCACTGGTCCCTACACTACAGAAGTTGATGGCACAAAACACGAAATTTATCCTATGGAAGCTAGACTAAGAAACCTGACTTACGCTGCGCCAATAGCCCTAGAAATGACGCCTGTGATAGATGGGAGAGAGCAAGACACAGAACTCGTCTACATTGGAAATATTCCAGTGATGCTGAAATCAAAACTGTGCTTTTTATCACAGCTTTCCCGCGAAGAGCTTATAGCTTGTGGAGAAGACCCAGACGACCCTGGTGGATATTTTGTTGTCAACGGTTCAGAACGTGTAATAGTAGCGATGGAAGACTTAGCGCCTAACCGCATAATAGTTGACATAGACGAGAAGGGAGCAGCACCTGTACACCAAGCAAAAATATTCTCGACAACCGTTGGCTTTAGGGCTAGAACAGAATTAAAGATGAAGTCGGATGAAGCCATTTATGTTACGATGCCAGGTGTGCCCACAGAAATTCCGTTTGTTGTGATAATGCGTGCTTTGGGCTTGGAATCAGATAAAGAAATTGCTGAAGCAGTTTCTCTAGAGAAGGAAATCCAAAGTGAACTGGAACCTTCATTTGAAAAAGCAATAGGCGTTGACACCGCAAAGGACGCAATCATCTTTATTGGCAACCGTGTGGCTCACGGACAAGTTGAAGAATATCGAATACAGAAGGCTGAAACTGCATTAGACAAGAACTTCTTGCCTCACATCGGCAGGACAAGCCAAAGCAGAAGAGATAAGGCTCTATTCTTAGGCGAGATGGTGTGCAGAGTTATCGAACTGAAGCTGGGGAGAAGACAAACTGACGACAAAGACCACTTCAAAAACAAAAGGCTTAGGCTTGCTGGTCCATTACTTGCTGATTTATTCCGTGTAGCCTTTAGAAACCTATGCAGAGACATAAAATATCAACTTGAACGAATAGGTGTAAAAGGCCCAATAATAACCGTCTCAGCAGCAGTCCGCCCTGGAATAATAACAGAAAGATTCCAACATGCACTTGCCACAGGAAATTGGGGAAGAGGAAGAGTTGGCATAACTCAACTTCTGGACCGAACTAACCACATCTCCACCTTGAGTCACCTACGCAGATTACAATCGCCCTTAAGCAGAAGCCAACCCAACTTCGAAGCAAGAGACTTACATCCGACTCATTGGGGACGCTTGTGTCCAAATGAAACTCCTGAAGGCTCAAACTGTGGATTGGTCAAAAACTTAGCGTTATCTGCATGCATCTCCGTTGGCGTTAACGCAGAAAAAGTAAAGCAAGTACTTTACGGCATGGGCGTTGTGTCCGTATACGAAGCAAGCGAAGCACTGAAGATTTCTGGAGCAAAAGTCTTTGTTGACGGCAACATTATTGGATACTGCAACAACCCAGAAGAGTTAACACGAGAATTCAGGGAAAGACGCAGAAGAGGAGAAATCTCAACAGAAGTAAATATAGTTCACTTCTCAAAAATCCACGGCGAAAGAGAAGAAATATACGTTAACTGCGACGAAGGAAGAGTAAGAAGACCCCTCATAATCGTTGAAAAAGGTTCTCCCAAGCTTCAACCTGAACACATTGACAAAATAGCTTCTGGAGAATGGTCATGGGAAGATCTGGTCAAAAACGGGATAATTGAATATTTAGACGCTGAAGAAGAAGAAAATGCTTACGTTGCAATAAGCCCTGCAGAAGTAACCCCAGAACACACACACTTAGAAATTGCCACCTACACAATCCTTGGAATTTGCGCATCAACAATACCATACGCAGAACACAACCAGTCACCGCGCAATTCTTATCAAGCAGCAATGGCAAAACAAGCCTTAGGATTTTATGCAACAAACTTTAACCAACGTGTAGACTCACGGTCACATATTCTACACTATCCACAAGTCCCACTCTTGGAAACGGCATTAATGGAAACAATGGGCTATAAACTGCGTCCATCAGGACAAAACTGCATTGTAGCTGTGCTTTCCTTTGAAGGCTATAACATGGAAGACGCCTTAATCTTCAATAAAGCGTCAATAGAAAGAGGCTTAGGACGTTCAACATTTTACAGAATCTACGAAGCTGAATGTCGCCAATACTTAGGCGGATTAAAAGACAAGTTTACCTTACCTGAGCCTGGAACACGTGGATTCAGAGGAGAACAATATTATCGACTGTTAGAACCTGACGGAATAATAAGCCTCGAAGCAAACGTTGCAGGCGGAGACGTTCTCATCGGCAGGATAAGTCCGCCAAGATTTCTTGAGGAATACAAAGAATTTGAAGTAAAAGGACCATCAATGCGAGACACATCTGTGGACATGCGCCCTTCAGAAACTGGAATTGTAGATGCGATTTTCATAACGGAGTCGGGAGAAGGAAGTAAACTTGTGAAAGTTAGAGTTCGCGACCAGCGCATTCCAGAATTAGGCGACAAGTTTGCTTCTCGTCATGGACAAAAGGGCGTCATAGGATTAATCGTTCCACAGGAAGATATGCCCTTCACCGAAGATGGCATAGTCCCCGATATAATAATCAACCCGCATGCTATTCCATCAAGAATGACTATTGGACAATTTATAGAATCGATGGCTGGAAAAGTTGCAGCTATGAGAGGAAAACCAGTTGATGGAACGCCTTTCATCAGCGAAAAACCAGACGAAATTAGAAAAGCGTTAATTAAGTTGGGGTTCAGCCACACTGGCAGTGAAGTCTTTTATAATGGTGCGACCGGCGAAAAGTTTGTTGCCGACATATTTGTTGGTATCGTGTATTATCAAAAATTGCATCATATGGTTGCTGACAAAATACATGCTAGAGCTAGAGGACAAGTGCAGATGCTTACAAGACAGCCAACTGAGGGAAGAGCAAGAGGTGGAGGTTTAAGATTCGGCGAGATGGAGCGTGACTGCTTAATAGGACATGGCGCTGCCATGCTCCTTCAAGACAGATTATTAGAAGAGTCAGACAAATACACGCTTTACATTTGCGAAAACTGCGGTCACATAGCCTATTATGATATGAAACAGAGAAAATATCTTTGCAGACTTTGCGAAGACAAAGCTAAGATCTCTCCAGTAATAGTTTCTTACGCGTTCAAACTTCTCTTACAAGAATTAATGAGCCTTTGTATAACGCCCAAATTAAAACTTAAGGAGAAAGCGTAA
- a CDS encoding DNA-directed RNA polymerase subunit A', producing the protein MATEEVIHKVVDEIYFGLLSPQDMRKLSVVEIQTPDTYDEDGAPITAGLMDGRLGTLEPRQRCKTCGNTAVRCPGHFGHIELAVPIIHIEFTKIIHDLLRATCRNCGRILLPDETIKRVHARVDRTRQLLGVVPDEVYKVIIQETKNKQCPHCGAIQYKIVFEKPTKFSEQIPESGSEPLTPSMVRERLERIPDEDLELLGFNPKAARPAWMVLQVLPVPPVYVRPSITLESGIRSEDDLTHKLVDIIRINQRLKENMEAGAPTLIIQDLSELLQYHVTTYFNNEASGIPPARHRSGRALKTLSQRLKGKEGRFRSNLSGKRVDFSARTVISPDPNLDINEVGVPLEVAMRLSVPEKVTEWNIEEMRQLIINGPEKYPGALYIIRHDGKRIRLEFVIDRTKIAEAVEPGFIVERHLKNGDIAIFNRQPSLHRMSIMAHYVRVLPYKTFRLHLCVCPPYNADFDGDEMNLHIPQSEEARTEALLLMQVQDQILSPRFGGPIIGAIRDFITGAYLFTRKSNYLTKQEVNRLLLAAGYDGPLPEPKIKEPQPLWTGKQIFSLFLPKDMNYVLKANICQGCSKCEEEDCKYDAYVVVRNGELVSGVIDRRSIGAEQSESLLHRIIKDYGTKAGREFLNKITRLLKLFISMRGFTYSYEQLVLSPTAENKINKTMERVQKKVEELIEGYRKGTLPRLPGQTLEESFEIYVMNELAKARDDAGKIADEDFTIENAGIVMTRTGARGSSLNIGQMSACVGQQSVRGKRILRGYLGRALPHFKSGDPTPRARGFVYSSYQSGLDAVEFFFHAMGGREGLVDTAVRTQQSGYMQRRLINALEHIRLEYDGTVRNSAGDIIQFRYGEDGVDPAKSDHGKAVNVSRLVEQLRIAEEKGKPAPEDYIKKQLEEVENELTPILVDELKQSLTKAKLSKACVDKAIKLTVENYKRALMEPGEAVGIVAAQSIGEPGTQMTLRTFHYAGVREQNVTLGLPRLIEIVDARRIPSTPIMTIYLDEVHRKSKESAVKIARSIIYTTLEDLAQAIYEDPVNEEIVVELNKTMMEDRGVTLQELKEKLQIQNSTVKMKGNHIHIKPKKAEALKRLLGKVSAFHIKGVSGIKRVLVTEERGEWVIRTDGSNLPKVLEVYGVDTSRTTTNNVHEIAKTLGIEAARNALMNESKGVLEEQGLDVDIRHVMLVADMMTSTGEVQQIGRHGISGKKSSVLARAAFEITVPNIVEAAIKGESDPLEGVTENVIVGQSIPIGTGLVELYMSTSESKGEKEE; encoded by the coding sequence ATGGCAACAGAAGAAGTAATCCATAAAGTTGTTGACGAAATCTATTTTGGTTTACTTTCTCCACAAGACATGCGCAAACTCTCAGTTGTCGAGATTCAAACGCCAGACACGTACGACGAAGACGGTGCTCCCATCACTGCTGGACTAATGGATGGCAGACTCGGTACACTTGAACCTAGACAAAGATGTAAAACATGCGGTAACACTGCAGTTCGCTGTCCTGGACATTTCGGGCATATCGAACTTGCAGTTCCAATAATACACATTGAATTTACGAAAATAATACATGATCTTTTGAGGGCAACTTGCAGAAACTGTGGACGCATACTATTACCTGATGAGACCATTAAGAGAGTTCACGCAAGAGTTGATAGAACTCGCCAACTTCTCGGCGTTGTTCCAGACGAAGTTTACAAAGTCATCATTCAAGAAACAAAGAATAAACAATGCCCTCATTGTGGTGCCATCCAGTATAAAATAGTCTTTGAAAAACCCACAAAGTTTAGTGAACAAATCCCAGAAAGCGGTTCTGAACCTTTAACACCAAGCATGGTTCGCGAAAGACTAGAACGCATACCCGACGAAGACCTTGAACTTTTGGGTTTCAATCCCAAAGCCGCGCGTCCAGCTTGGATGGTTTTACAAGTCTTGCCGGTTCCTCCCGTCTACGTTCGCCCTTCAATAACTTTGGAATCGGGCATTCGCTCAGAAGACGACCTCACTCACAAGCTTGTGGATATAATTCGCATAAACCAACGGTTGAAAGAGAACATGGAAGCTGGGGCTCCTACGCTTATAATTCAAGACTTGTCTGAACTTCTCCAATACCATGTTACAACCTATTTTAACAATGAGGCTTCTGGTATACCGCCAGCGCGACATCGTTCTGGAAGAGCATTAAAGACGCTTTCTCAGAGGCTTAAGGGCAAGGAGGGAAGATTCCGAAGCAATCTTTCTGGAAAAAGAGTTGACTTTTCAGCGCGCACAGTTATTTCTCCAGATCCAAACCTTGACATAAATGAGGTTGGGGTTCCACTTGAAGTTGCCATGCGCTTGTCTGTGCCTGAAAAAGTGACTGAATGGAACATTGAGGAAATGCGCCAGCTTATCATAAATGGACCTGAAAAATACCCTGGCGCCCTTTACATCATTAGACATGACGGCAAACGCATAAGACTTGAATTTGTAATTGATAGGACAAAGATTGCTGAAGCTGTAGAGCCTGGCTTTATTGTTGAGAGGCATCTGAAAAACGGTGATATTGCCATCTTTAACCGTCAACCTTCACTTCACCGCATGTCGATAATGGCTCATTACGTGCGCGTTTTGCCCTACAAAACATTCCGCTTGCACCTGTGCGTGTGTCCGCCTTACAACGCGGACTTTGACGGAGACGAGATGAACTTACACATACCACAAAGTGAAGAAGCACGGACAGAAGCACTTCTGCTAATGCAAGTCCAAGACCAAATACTCTCTCCAAGATTTGGAGGTCCGATAATCGGAGCCATTCGAGACTTTATAACCGGCGCATATTTGTTTACAAGAAAATCAAACTATTTAACAAAACAAGAAGTCAACAGGTTGCTGCTTGCAGCAGGTTACGATGGACCTTTACCAGAGCCAAAAATCAAAGAACCACAACCTCTCTGGACGGGCAAACAAATTTTCAGTCTGTTCCTACCAAAAGACATGAACTATGTTTTAAAGGCAAACATTTGTCAAGGGTGTTCCAAGTGCGAAGAGGAAGATTGCAAATATGATGCTTATGTGGTCGTCAGAAATGGTGAACTTGTGAGCGGTGTCATAGATAGACGTTCGATAGGTGCTGAACAATCCGAAAGTCTTCTTCACAGAATAATAAAGGATTATGGAACAAAAGCAGGACGCGAATTTCTGAACAAGATAACTCGATTGTTGAAACTTTTTATATCAATGCGTGGCTTCACATATTCATACGAACAACTCGTTTTATCTCCAACCGCGGAGAACAAAATAAACAAAACAATGGAAAGGGTTCAGAAGAAAGTTGAGGAGTTAATAGAAGGCTACCGCAAGGGCACTCTGCCCAGACTTCCGGGGCAGACACTCGAGGAATCTTTCGAAATTTATGTAATGAATGAATTAGCCAAAGCCAGAGACGACGCTGGAAAAATCGCTGACGAAGATTTTACTATCGAAAATGCTGGCATAGTTATGACTCGAACTGGCGCGAGAGGTTCAAGCCTAAACATTGGACAGATGAGCGCATGTGTAGGGCAACAATCAGTACGTGGCAAAAGAATACTGCGTGGGTATCTAGGTCGCGCTCTGCCCCACTTCAAATCTGGCGACCCGACACCAAGAGCGAGAGGGTTCGTGTATTCATCTTATCAAAGCGGGCTTGACGCGGTTGAATTTTTCTTCCATGCTATGGGTGGTCGTGAAGGACTTGTGGACACAGCCGTTAGAACACAGCAAAGCGGATACATGCAAAGACGACTGATTAACGCACTTGAACATATACGGTTGGAGTATGACGGAACAGTAAGAAACTCTGCAGGCGATATAATTCAGTTCAGGTACGGCGAGGATGGAGTTGACCCTGCAAAAAGCGACCATGGAAAGGCTGTGAACGTGAGCCGACTAGTTGAGCAACTTAGGATAGCTGAAGAAAAAGGTAAGCCAGCGCCGGAAGATTACATTAAGAAGCAACTAGAGGAAGTTGAGAATGAACTTACTCCTATACTTGTTGATGAGCTTAAACAAAGTTTAACTAAAGCGAAACTTAGCAAGGCGTGCGTGGATAAAGCGATTAAGTTAACTGTTGAAAACTATAAACGAGCCTTAATGGAGCCCGGCGAAGCCGTAGGAATAGTTGCAGCGCAGTCAATAGGCGAACCAGGCACGCAGATGACTCTTAGAACATTCCACTACGCTGGAGTTAGAGAGCAAAACGTGACTTTAGGCCTGCCAAGGCTTATAGAGATTGTAGATGCTAGGAGAATTCCATCCACACCCATAATGACGATATATTTAGACGAAGTGCACAGAAAAAGCAAGGAATCCGCCGTAAAAATTGCACGCAGTATCATTTACACTACATTAGAGGATTTAGCCCAAGCAATTTATGAAGATCCGGTGAATGAGGAAATAGTTGTTGAGCTTAATAAAACAATGATGGAAGATCGTGGAGTGACTTTACAGGAACTGAAGGAAAAACTGCAGATTCAGAATTCCACTGTGAAGATGAAGGGAAATCACATACATATAAAGCCCAAGAAAGCTGAAGCCCTAAAGAGGCTGCTTGGTAAAGTTTCTGCTTTTCACATTAAAGGAGTATCCGGTATAAAGCGTGTCCTTGTTACGGAAGAGCGTGGAGAATGGGTCATAAGAACTGACGGTTCAAACCTTCCGAAGGTTTTGGAAGTTTATGGCGTGGATACTTCGAGGACAACGACAAATAACGTTCACGAAATAGCTAAGACTCTTGGAATTGAAGCGGCTAGAAACGCGTTGATGAATGAGTCTAAGGGTGTTCTCGAAGAGCAAGGCTTGGACGTTGATATACGTCATGTTATGCTTGTCGCAGATATGATGACGTCAACTGGCGAAGTGCAACAAATCGGTAGGCACGGCATAAGCGGCAAGAAATCAAGCGTCTTGGCAAGAGCAGCATTCGAAATAACTGTTCCAAACATTGTTGAAGCAGCCATAAAAGGCGAAAGCGACCCATTAGAAGGTGTAACCGAAAACGTAATAGTGGGGCAGTCAATACCCATTGGTACTGGACTTGTAGAGTTATACATGTCAACATCCGAATCTAAGGGAGAGAAAGAGGAATGA
- a CDS encoding 50S ribosomal protein L30e, which yields MIDIDKAIAAAVKTGKVAFGTNSAIQNAKTGKVKMIILASNCPPITREDIAYYCKLSNIPLITYKGSSFDLAAVCGKPFAVSALSIREPGESEILKLVEGTEPEEPRGGSE from the coding sequence ATGATAGACATAGACAAGGCAATTGCAGCGGCTGTCAAGACTGGCAAAGTAGCTTTCGGGACAAACTCTGCCATACAAAACGCGAAAACTGGCAAGGTTAAAATGATAATTTTGGCTTCAAACTGTCCCCCTATCACACGTGAAGATATAGCATACTACTGTAAACTTTCAAATATCCCATTAATAACCTACAAAGGCTCATCATTTGATTTAGCTGCTGTCTGCGGCAAACCCTTTGCTGTTTCAGCGTTAAGTATAAGAGAGCCGGGTGAGTCAGAAATTCTCAAACTAGTAGAGGGCACTGAGCCAGAGGAGCCTCGCGGAGGAAGCGAATGA
- a CDS encoding NusA-like transcription termination signal-binding factor, whose product MTSGIKFTSTEMRYIALFESITGASVKDCIIDEEQGRVIFVVNEGQVGVAIGRGGRNIRTLERMTGKKHEIIEYSEDPAQFIKNALKPALVKEVRLTERSDGKKIAVVAVNPRDKGVAIGKNGKNAERLRFLAKRYFQIQNVSIT is encoded by the coding sequence ATGACAAGCGGAATAAAATTTACAAGCACAGAAATGCGCTATATCGCTTTGTTTGAAAGCATAACAGGCGCAAGCGTCAAAGACTGCATTATAGACGAAGAGCAAGGACGTGTGATTTTTGTTGTCAACGAAGGACAAGTAGGCGTAGCTATCGGAAGAGGCGGAAGAAACATTCGCACTTTGGAAAGAATGACTGGGAAAAAACACGAAATAATTGAGTATTCTGAAGATCCTGCGCAGTTCATAAAGAATGCACTTAAGCCTGCTCTTGTTAAGGAAGTTCGTTTAACTGAAAGGTCGGATGGAAAGAAAATAGCAGTTGTCGCCGTTAACCCAAGAGACAAGGGCGTGGCAATAGGTAAAAATGGTAAAAACGCCGAGCGTTTGCGTTTTCTCGCCAAGAGATACTTCCAAATACAAAATGTCAGCATTACCTGA
- a CDS encoding AAA family ATPase, whose product MLIQEVILENFMSYEYARVPFKHGVNVICGPNGSGKSSLLLAISVALGQSYTERSKKLSNLIRWGKDQARVTLILDNTRRGKNRPVQKFNKDQIFLTRVLRRDGQYWFELENRAVTKQDVERLLDKLGVDPDNMLIIMHQNMVEQFTILSTQEKLRMMEAAVGLEPYRENVLQAQKKLTRILSQEESVSKLLESAEQTLNYWREQYDRFQEKKQLQTKRRFLERELAWAEVARKEEAVKNLEEGMKREKDVVNQIEEETRKVEEELQVQRNTFEELKKEWKTLFDKRLNLECEKARNESTITLCEQLLKEITMLENPHLQAIMKEPLPMQPKLLKSENLKELMQNSTSQLSKLNTEIKEIQLKTKSLEEETEKVSNQILDSRIKLALLQYRRENAINNLKQIESELKTARIHLNDAIAKAEQTGSRIAVIKGISEILDEIRITDGHLAALADVSEDIERMYESYSKLYLELKEKAQLVAENREKALEEVKTRMQAWRTVIQNLLDRVNLEYQKILAQAQAVGEVRLANGHDMEVAGLEILVGFKGGKPVPLDAYTQSGGERTTATMSFLLALQQHVRSPFRAVDEYDIHMDPKNRELIAKMLISTVKDADAQYIVITPSQITFAEEEANIITVQNIEGKSIIREVA is encoded by the coding sequence ATGCTGATTCAGGAGGTCATCCTAGAAAACTTCATGAGCTACGAATATGCTAGGGTACCGTTTAAACATGGAGTAAACGTCATTTGCGGACCAAACGGTTCTGGAAAGTCCTCTCTGTTGTTGGCTATCTCCGTGGCATTGGGACAATCTTATACGGAACGGTCCAAAAAACTGAGCAACCTAATCCGATGGGGAAAAGACCAAGCTCGCGTGACACTTATTCTAGATAACACTCGAAGGGGAAAGAACCGCCCAGTTCAGAAATTTAACAAAGACCAAATTTTTCTCACACGTGTTCTTCGTAGAGATGGACAGTACTGGTTTGAACTTGAAAATAGAGCGGTTACAAAGCAGGATGTTGAAAGACTCTTGGACAAGTTGGGCGTAGACCCAGACAATATGCTCATCATCATGCATCAGAACATGGTTGAACAATTCACTATACTTTCCACGCAAGAAAAACTTCGCATGATGGAAGCAGCTGTTGGATTGGAGCCTTACCGCGAAAATGTTTTGCAAGCTCAGAAAAAGCTCACACGCATACTAAGCCAAGAAGAATCAGTAAGTAAGCTCTTGGAATCAGCAGAGCAGACGCTTAACTATTGGCGGGAGCAATACGACAGATTCCAAGAGAAAAAACAGTTGCAAACGAAAAGAAGATTTTTGGAAAGAGAGCTTGCATGGGCAGAAGTTGCCAGAAAAGAGGAAGCAGTCAAAAATTTAGAGGAAGGAATGAAAAGAGAAAAGGATGTTGTTAACCAGATTGAAGAAGAAACACGAAAAGTAGAAGAAGAATTACAAGTTCAGCGGAACACATTTGAAGAACTTAAAAAAGAATGGAAAACACTTTTTGATAAGCGCTTGAATCTTGAATGCGAAAAGGCTCGAAACGAATCGACAATCACGTTGTGCGAACAGCTATTAAAAGAAATAACTATGCTTGAGAATCCGCATCTCCAAGCGATAATGAAAGAACCTTTGCCCATGCAACCTAAACTTCTGAAAAGTGAAAATTTAAAGGAGCTCATGCAAAACTCCACAAGCCAACTGTCAAAGTTAAACACAGAAATAAAAGAAATTCAGTTAAAAACAAAAAGCTTAGAAGAAGAGACTGAAAAAGTCAGCAATCAGATTTTGGATAGTCGCATTAAATTGGCACTGCTTCAATATCGAAGAGAAAACGCAATCAATAACTTGAAGCAAATCGAAAGCGAGTTGAAAACTGCACGAATTCACTTAAACGATGCAATAGCGAAAGCAGAGCAGACCGGTTCCAGAATTGCAGTGATAAAAGGCATCAGCGAAATCTTAGATGAAATCCGCATCACAGACGGACATTTGGCCGCTCTAGCGGATGTTTCAGAAGACATAGAACGCATGTACGAATCCTACTCAAAACTTTACTTAGAACTGAAAGAAAAGGCGCAGTTAGTTGCCGAAAACCGAGAAAAGGCGTTAGAAGAAGTTAAAACACGAATGCAAGCTTGGCGAACAGTCATCCAAAACCTTCTAGACCGCGTGAATCTCGAGTACCAAAAAATTCTTGCCCAAGCTCAAGCTGTTGGTGAAGTTAGACTCGCTAATGGACATGACATGGAAGTTGCTGGATTAGAAATTTTAGTGGGCTTTAAAGGCGGAAAACCTGTTCCGTTGGATGCTTACACGCAAAGCGGAGGAGAAAGAACCACTGCAACAATGAGTTTCCTATTAGCCTTGCAACAGCACGTTCGCTCGCCATTCCGCGCTGTTGACGAATATGATATTCACATGGATCCTAAAAACCGCGAGTTAATCGCGAAAATGCTCATTTCAACAGTCAAGGATGCTGATGCCCAATATATTGTGATTACGCCAAGCCAGATAACGTTCGCAGAGGAAGAAGCAAACATAATCACTGTCCAGAACATCGAAGGCAAATCGATAATCAGAGAGGTTGCCTAA
- a CDS encoding SPFH domain-containing protein has protein sequence MPVIEKVSWDYAGAEDIAYRFPNLSLKYGSQVIVKENQWAVFFRDGKAYDVFGPGRHTITSNNIPLLTAALRALRIIGDIFDCEVVFVSNSQFRANFGGTAYSAPSGDIKYQAELGFFGYMLYKVEDPKLFVVEFFGNRGASSSRDVENYIRGFINERIINEFGNHDIFTVVKNVDATTDKVTLKISDEAARVGLKVIDCVFEGVKIPEEARRFASGMGAQAMMMQYMKETATELKGSEGGGAAAAGLGAGMGLTMPYMMAQQMQQAQAGQPQQLIICQSCGAKNPVGTKFCGNCGASLAPQAKVVCPKCKAENPAGTKFCGNCGTPLTQPAASEITCPKCNAKNPVGTKFCGNCGEKLG, from the coding sequence ATGCCAGTTATTGAAAAAGTATCATGGGACTATGCAGGAGCAGAAGACATAGCCTACAGATTCCCAAATCTTTCACTCAAGTATGGAAGTCAAGTCATAGTTAAAGAAAATCAGTGGGCTGTCTTCTTTCGAGACGGCAAAGCCTATGATGTTTTTGGACCTGGAAGACACACGATTACAAGCAATAATATTCCACTTTTAACTGCTGCTTTGAGGGCATTACGTATAATAGGCGACATTTTCGACTGCGAAGTTGTTTTTGTAAGCAACAGCCAGTTTAGAGCAAACTTTGGTGGCACAGCCTACTCGGCGCCAAGCGGCGACATAAAGTATCAAGCTGAACTGGGATTTTTTGGCTACATGCTTTACAAAGTTGAAGACCCTAAACTTTTTGTTGTTGAGTTCTTCGGCAACCGTGGTGCCAGTTCATCCAGAGATGTTGAAAATTACATTCGTGGTTTCATAAACGAGCGCATAATAAATGAGTTTGGCAACCATGATATATTCACTGTTGTGAAAAATGTTGATGCTACTACTGATAAGGTTACATTGAAAATAAGCGATGAAGCGGCAAGAGTCGGCTTAAAAGTCATAGACTGCGTCTTCGAAGGTGTCAAAATCCCAGAAGAAGCAAGAAGGTTTGCGTCTGGAATGGGCGCTCAAGCTATGATGATGCAGTACATGAAAGAAACGGCAACAGAACTTAAAGGAAGCGAAGGTGGAGGCGCAGCGGCTGCTGGTTTAGGCGCTGGAATGGGCTTAACGATGCCTTACATGATGGCTCAGCAGATGCAGCAAGCACAAGCCGGTCAACCTCAGCAATTAATAATTTGCCAAAGCTGCGGTGCCAAAAATCCTGTGGGCACAAAATTCTGTGGTAATTGTGGTGCAAGTTTAGCTCCGCAGGCAAAAGTTGTTTGTCCCAAATGTAAGGCTGAAAATCCTGCTGGGACGAAATTCTGCGGAAACTGTGGCACTCCCCTTACTCAACCAGCTGCCAGTGAAATAACTTGTCCAAAATGTAACGCGAAGAATCCAGTGGGAACAAAATTCTGCGGTAATTGCGGAGAAAAATTAGGCTAA